The Pseudalkalibacillus berkeleyi genome contains the following window.
ACGCTCCGATCACGAGTTTCACAGCAGCTTGTCCGACCCAACGGAGAGGTTTCAGTGGTGCACCGATGACCAAGAGGAGTATGACCAATCCACATACGATTGCAAATACCCAGAACGGATCCATAACGCTATCCCCCTAACAGTTTGTCTCAACTCTATTCATATGTAGAGACAAACAAAAAAAGAACGAGAAGTTTCAGAAACTCCTCGTTCTAATTTTGCGTACTTTCGCCTCTTTTAACAGAAAGAAGTATTTAGCCTTTGCCAATTTGACTTCATATAGTACCTGCTCTGAGGGTTCAACGCTATTTTCAATTAGTTCTTTTTTGGTTAGCCATTCGGATCTAACGGATTCAATGGCATTTAATAATCGTTCATTTGCTTCCTTCCGAAGCCGACCTTTACGACGAAAAAACACGACTTACCCCGCCTCCGTGGAGCTAAATTTCTCGGCGCCCTTCAAGAGCACGAGATAATGTGACCTCATCGGCATACTCTAGATCTCCACCAACAGGAAGACCGTGCGCGATTCGAGTGATCTTGATGCCAGTTGGTTTTACTAAACGACTGATGTACATCGCGGTTGCCTCCCCTTCTATGTTAGGGTCAGTTGCCATGATTAACTCTTGAACGGTATCATCTTGAAGACGTTTGATAAGCTCTGCAACTTTAATGTCTTCTGGTCCAATTCCTTCAACAGGAGAAATTGCGCCGTGAAGCACATGATAGAGTCCGCGGTATTCTTTCATCTTCTCCATCGCAATAACATCTTTAGAGTCGTGTACAACGCAAATCATCGTTTTGTCTCGACTTGTGTCCTCACAAATCATACAAGGGTCACGGTCTGTTATGTGATGACAATTTGAACAATAGGTGAGATCTCTTTTTGCATTGACCAAAGCCTTACCGAATTCAAATACATCGTCTTCTTTCATTTCTAGAACAAAGAATGCCAGTCGGACGGCCGTTTTCGGTCCGATTCCCGGCAATTTCATAAAGCTATCGATCAACTTCGAAATCGGTTCAGGATAATGCACCGTAATTCCTCCTATAGAAGAGATATGACAAAAGGTGCTTACGACACCTGAATCATCAATCCCTCTAAGCAGGTTAAGTCAATTCAGTTGAACGATTGACTCTTGCTGCTCATACTTCTTCGTTATTTGTGCGCTTTATTTAATTGATCTTTTAGAACATGCCTGGTAAATTCATGCCTTTTGTGAATTGACCCATGTCTTGATTCACAAGATCATCCACTTTTTTCAGTGCGTCATTTGTCGCTGCAAGAACTAAGTCTTGTAGCATATCGATATCATCTGGGTCTACAGCTTCTTCTTTAATTACGATATCCGTAACTTCTTTATGGCCGTTTACTGTAACGGTAACCATACCTCCACCGGCTGTACCTTCTACCGATTTGTCCTTAAGCTCCTCTTGAGCCTTCATCATTTGCTTTTGCATTTTCTGCATTTGTTTCATCATGTTATTCATATTACCTTTCATGGTAATTCCTCCTTTAATTAATTAAATTAATCTTCTACTTCCACGTATTCAGAACCGAAAAGCTTAACCGCTTCTTCTACTATCGGATCCTCTTCTTTTTTCGAGTTGGATTCCGGTTTGTCCTCTATCGAATCAGTAGATGGTTCCTCTTCTTCTATTATATCGGTTGAATCAGACTGTCTTTGTTCTTCTATAAAAGATTGTTTGACCTTTTCCCAGTCTTCTTCAAGAATAGTCATCATCGTCATTTGTTGTCCTAGCGTTTCTTGAACGACGGACTCGACACATTCCCGAATATTCTCTTTAACTGCCATTTGACTATGGAGTTCATGCTGGAAAGCGAGTAGAAAGGCGTTATCTGAGCTCGCAACAGGTGTCGCATTAATCATCCAAGCATGTGCATTGACCATCCTTGATTTGATCCGTTCCATAATATCGCCCCACTTGCTCCGTAGAAGCTGTAGGTCTTTTTTGGAAGCACCCTTAAGCATTTCCTTTATACGACCTGTAGAAGCCTTGGATTTTGGCGTTTTCGATTGGAACGTTCGTTTTGGTTTCGCTGGCTCTTGAGCTGCATCAGACGAGGCTGCCGGAACACCTTGCTCTTTAAGTTTTGTTAGTTCTTTTTCTAATTGTTCAATCCGATTTATTAATGGCTGTACGTCTGTTTGTCCGGATGGTTTAGGTGCACTTTCCTCCTGACAGAGCTTTACGATTGCCAATTCTAAATGGATTCTAGGGTGATTGGTCCATTTCATTTCTTGCTGGGCTTTATTCAAGATATCGATAACCTGGTAAATCCAATCACCTTGTATTTTTTTAGCGAGCATCTCAAACTCTTGATCGACTTGAGCGCGATCAAGCACTTCTTCGAGATTTGGAGCCGCCTGATAAAGAAGCATATCACGGTAATAAAAGATCAAATCGTTAATAAAGCGAATCGGATCCTTTCCTTTATCCATCAACTGATCAATTTGCCTTAAAGCATCAACGACCTGATGTTCTTGAAATGATCGGGTCATTTCAGATAAAAAGGTTTGCGAAACAGATCCTGTGACAGCAAGCACATCTTCAGTCGTGACGGTGTCCTCACTATATGAAACGGCTTGATCGAGAATGCTTAATGCATCTCGCATACCGCCTTCTGCTGCTCGGGCAACGAGTTGGAGCGCTTCTTCCTCAACTGGTACGTTTTGAGATGCAATCACCGTCTGCATTCTTTTAACGATGGCATGACTTGTGATTCTTCTGAAATCGAACCTTTGACATCTAGAGATAATTGTTAACGGAATCTTATGCGGCTCTGTCGTTGCAAGTATGAAGATGACATGTGCTGGTGGTTCTTCTAATGTTTTCAATAGAGCATTAAATGCGCCAATTGAAAGCATATGTACTTCATCGATAATGTACACTTTGTATTGAACGGAGCTCGGTGCATACTTCACTTTATCTCGGATATCACGAATTTCATCAACACCGTTATTAGAAGCCGCGTCAATTTCAATTACATCCGAGTTCGAACCTTTCGTTATACCAAGGCAAGCTTCGCATTCATTACAAGGCTCTGCTACTGGTGCTTTTGCGCAGTTTACAGCCTTCGCTATAATTTTAGCTGCACTTGTTTTACCAGTACCTCTTGGACCGCTGAACAGGTAGGCATGGGATAGCTTTTGTTGTAAAAGTGCATTTTGCAGCGTTTTCGTTATATGCTCTTGCCCGACCATATCTTCAAATTGTTGAGGTCGATATAGCCGGTATAATGCTTGATATGCCATCCGCACACCCTCCTTTTATTTTTTAAGAAAAGCGCAAGCGCCGGGTTAGTCACTTGCAAGTGACTGGGCGCTGAAACTAAATTTCATACTTCGTCAGTTAACTTTTCAACAGCGTCAAATTACAACGATGCTGAGAAGTTATGGTGTTTCTAAATTAGAACATTTTCATCCTTTTTATTATACCGATTCCACCGTTTATTTTCAAAGTAGAATAAATAGAAAAGCGAAATCAGTTAAATCCACGCTAAAAACGTTTAAAACACCTGATTATGAGCACTTTTACTACTGAAATGGTCAAAAACAGGTTATTTCAGCTTTAATAGTAGGATTGATCTCTTAAATAAAGGATCTTGAGCTGGACAGATCATCAGTTATCTAGAAAATCGGGGAATTATCTAGAAAAAAATGAAATTATCCAGAAAAATGCCGATTTATCTAAAAAAATCTTAATTTATCTAGAAAAACACTACCATTATCTAAAAAACGCCTCATTCATGCGATAAGATGAACACTGATCCCCTTTATATAGAAAAAACTCATCCGTTAAGGATGAGTTCTTAGCTTATGTATTAACGCCGTGCACCTTTCTTCGATAAAACCTCCATAAGCGTTACGCTCGCAGTTAGCTCGATCCAGGCAACCCCGCGGCACACGGAGGAACCCACTTACTGCTGCTTCCTTCCGGACCTGACAGGGTTCATGGGGCTCCGTTGCGCAGGACCCGGATGTCAACACCACTTACGAACGGCAGGCCTTACGTCAGCTAACCTTAGAAAGGAATTCAGTCTCGCTACAGCGGATTGCGAGTACAGGACACCGCTACCTTCCCACCTAGCACGGCAAATTTGATAACATTTTTAAGCGCTATAATTGCGCATTTCTTAGTATACGCTCCCTTGTCCGTAAAATCAACTGTAAAATTTCGGAACATCCTTTATATGAACCTTCGTACTACGTTACCGTATCTAAAGGGATATCAGGAGCAGAAAACAACTATAACACGCTTCATTCTTTTGCATCAAGTGCTGTATCTTTTTTGACCTTTTTTCTAGTTCTTAACGACCTGAAAAAATCACTGAGCATCTGTCCGCATTCATCTGCTAACACGCCAGACGTTACAACCGCCTGGTGATTAAAACGTGGTTCGTCCAACAAATTCATGAGTGTGCC
Protein-coding sequences here:
- the dnaX gene encoding DNA polymerase III subunit gamma/tau, giving the protein MAYQALYRLYRPQQFEDMVGQEHITKTLQNALLQQKLSHAYLFSGPRGTGKTSAAKIIAKAVNCAKAPVAEPCNECEACLGITKGSNSDVIEIDAASNNGVDEIRDIRDKVKYAPSSVQYKVYIIDEVHMLSIGAFNALLKTLEEPPAHVIFILATTEPHKIPLTIISRCQRFDFRRITSHAIVKRMQTVIASQNVPVEEEALQLVARAAEGGMRDALSILDQAVSYSEDTVTTEDVLAVTGSVSQTFLSEMTRSFQEHQVVDALRQIDQLMDKGKDPIRFINDLIFYYRDMLLYQAAPNLEEVLDRAQVDQEFEMLAKKIQGDWIYQVIDILNKAQQEMKWTNHPRIHLELAIVKLCQEESAPKPSGQTDVQPLINRIEQLEKELTKLKEQGVPAASSDAAQEPAKPKRTFQSKTPKSKASTGRIKEMLKGASKKDLQLLRSKWGDIMERIKSRMVNAHAWMINATPVASSDNAFLLAFQHELHSQMAVKENIRECVESVVQETLGQQMTMMTILEEDWEKVKQSFIEEQRQSDSTDIIEEEEPSTDSIEDKPESNSKKEEDPIVEEAVKLFGSEYVEVED
- a CDS encoding YbaB/EbfC family nucleoid-associated protein is translated as MKGNMNNMMKQMQKMQKQMMKAQEELKDKSVEGTAGGGMVTVTVNGHKEVTDIVIKEEAVDPDDIDMLQDLVLAATNDALKKVDDLVNQDMGQFTKGMNLPGMF
- the recR gene encoding recombination mediator RecR, with translation MHYPEPISKLIDSFMKLPGIGPKTAVRLAFFVLEMKEDDVFEFGKALVNAKRDLTYCSNCHHITDRDPCMICEDTSRDKTMICVVHDSKDVIAMEKMKEYRGLYHVLHGAISPVEGIGPEDIKVAELIKRLQDDTVQELIMATDPNIEGEATAMYISRLVKPTGIKITRIAHGLPVGGDLEYADEVTLSRALEGRREI
- a CDS encoding YaaL family protein translates to MFFRRKGRLRKEANERLLNAIESVRSEWLTKKELIENSVEPSEQVLYEVKLAKAKYFFLLKEAKVRKIRTRSF